A window of the Deinococcus aquiradiocola genome harbors these coding sequences:
- a CDS encoding glycosyltransferase yields the protein MKHLRTAVTLTALAAFTALQLRRGRTGTPPAPTDTAAPPALPVTPERVSVLVPGWKAANDLPPFMEAFRALTHPNLQLVLCVGGPDGSLELARRLAPDHVVLEQRPGEGKQKALERSLEESDGDVILLTDIDCRLTDDVVQALLGTLHASGSAAVTGASMPLRAQLSIPLVRSHYATEVATLPGRAEPVDGLLGRSAAVRRDALKGTRAFSVPAPSGTDYTLAKVLAQAGHRITFAPGPRIESEYPDTVRVYAHKQARWLRNAYLLGRRYGAEQEVRAVQRTLAVPFVLSGLLLASPLFPPLAVLAALLFAHAVIGRTRLQRQAGLAPSVLGSAVHTAGDLWASLKACRDILRGQTPW from the coding sequence ATGAAACACCTCAGAACCGCCGTCACCCTCACCGCGCTCGCGGCCTTCACGGCCCTGCAGCTGCGGCGCGGGCGGACCGGCACGCCCCCGGCACCCACCGACACCGCCGCACCACCCGCCCTCCCGGTCACTCCCGAACGCGTCAGCGTGCTCGTGCCGGGCTGGAAGGCCGCGAACGACCTGCCGCCCTTCATGGAGGCGTTCCGTGCCCTGACGCACCCGAACCTGCAGCTCGTGCTGTGCGTCGGCGGACCCGACGGCAGCCTCGAGCTCGCGCGCCGACTCGCGCCGGACCACGTGGTGCTGGAACAGCGGCCCGGCGAAGGCAAACAGAAGGCCCTGGAACGCAGCCTGGAGGAAAGCGACGGCGACGTGATCCTGCTCACCGACATCGACTGCCGCCTCACGGATGACGTGGTGCAGGCCCTGCTCGGCACGCTCCACGCGTCCGGCAGCGCCGCCGTGACCGGCGCGTCCATGCCGCTGCGGGCGCAGCTGAGCATCCCGCTCGTCCGTTCGCACTACGCGACCGAGGTGGCCACCCTGCCCGGCCGTGCGGAACCGGTGGACGGCCTGCTCGGCCGCAGTGCCGCCGTGCGCCGCGACGCCCTGAAGGGCACGCGCGCCTTCTCGGTCCCCGCACCGTCCGGCACCGACTACACCCTCGCGAAAGTCCTCGCGCAGGCCGGGCACCGCATCACCTTCGCGCCCGGACCGCGCATCGAGAGCGAGTACCCGGACACCGTCCGCGTGTACGCCCACAAGCAGGCGCGCTGGCTGCGGAACGCCTACCTGCTCGGCCGACGCTACGGCGCCGAGCAGGAGGTGCGCGCCGTGCAGCGGACGCTGGCCGTCCCGTTCGTGCTGAGCGGACTGCTGCTCGCCTCGCCGCTCTTCCCGCCGCTGGCCGTGCTCGCGGCCCTGCTGTTCGCGCACGCCGTGATCGGCCGCACCCGCCTTCAACGCCAGGCGGGCCTTGCGCCCAGCGTGCTCGGCAGTGCCGTACACACCGCCGGGGACCTGTGGGCGTCCCTCAAGGCCTGCCGCGACATCCTGCGCGGCCAGACGCCCTGGTGA
- a CDS encoding glycosyltransferase family 4 protein, whose protein sequence is MKIAHVTATFPPYWAGTGNVAYHNARLLHERGHEVVVFTASTPRDAEMQFPFEVRRLPAVFRIGNAPLTPGLVSALRGFDAIHLHYPFIFGAELTALAARRYRIPLMITYHNDLLAGGARGLIFRAYTATSQPLVLRQADLLLGTSRDYAEHSFFSSTTPRGANFAVLPNGVDVQQFLPGTRSGERYALLVGGLDSAHHFKGVRVLIEAVSRLPDARAVIVGDGDLRGEYEALAARIAPGRVRFAGRVPPAELARLYGEATVGVLPSTTQGEAFGMVLIEAMAAGAPVIASNLPGVRTVVEHGRDGLLVEPGDVDGLTRALATLLGDPGQAREMGARGRAKVHRLYDWNVIASTLEGLYAQVTA, encoded by the coding sequence ATGAAGATCGCGCACGTCACCGCGACCTTCCCGCCCTACTGGGCCGGCACCGGCAACGTCGCGTACCACAACGCCCGCCTGCTGCACGAACGCGGACACGAGGTGGTGGTGTTCACGGCCAGCACCCCCAGGGACGCCGAGATGCAGTTCCCGTTCGAGGTGCGCCGACTGCCCGCCGTGTTCCGGATCGGGAACGCGCCGCTCACGCCGGGCCTCGTGTCGGCCCTGCGCGGCTTCGACGCGATCCACCTGCACTACCCGTTCATCTTCGGAGCGGAACTCACGGCGCTCGCCGCGCGCCGCTACCGCATCCCGCTCATGATCACGTACCACAACGACCTGCTCGCCGGCGGCGCGCGCGGCCTGATCTTCCGGGCGTACACGGCCACCAGTCAGCCGCTCGTGCTGCGCCAGGCGGACCTGCTGCTCGGCACGTCCCGCGACTACGCCGAGCACTCCTTCTTCAGCAGCACCACGCCGCGCGGCGCGAACTTCGCGGTCCTCCCGAACGGCGTGGACGTGCAGCAGTTCCTGCCCGGCACCCGCAGCGGCGAACGGTACGCGCTGCTGGTCGGCGGTCTGGACAGCGCGCACCACTTCAAGGGCGTCCGCGTCCTGATCGAGGCCGTGTCGCGCCTCCCGGACGCGCGCGCCGTGATCGTCGGGGACGGCGACCTGCGCGGCGAGTACGAGGCGCTCGCGGCACGCATCGCGCCAGGCAGGGTGCGCTTCGCGGGCCGTGTTCCGCCCGCGGAACTCGCACGCCTGTACGGCGAGGCGACCGTCGGCGTCCTCCCGAGCACCACGCAGGGTGAAGCGTTCGGCATGGTGCTCATCGAGGCGATGGCGGCGGGCGCGCCCGTGATCGCGTCCAACCTGCCGGGCGTCAGGACCGTCGTCGAGCACGGCCGTGACGGCCTGCTCGTCGAGCCGGGCGACGTGGACGGCCTCACGCGCGCCCTCGCGACGCTGCTCGGCGATCCCGGGCAGGCGCGCGAGATGGGCGCGCGCGGCCGGGCCAAGGTCCACCGCCTGTACGACTGGAACGTCATCGCGTCCACCCTCGAAGGCCTGTACGCGCAGGTGACCGCTTGA